The Alphaproteobacteria bacterium genome contains a region encoding:
- a CDS encoding rhodanese-like domain-containing protein — protein MPQTITRGFREMLEEAEREVEVLSVEDARKLHGRDDVTFVDLRDPREREREGKIPGAFSCTRGMLEFWIDPASPYHKPQFAEDKKFVFFCAGGWRSALAAQTAHRMGLKPVAHITGGFGEWKKSGAPVEVPEAKKA, from the coding sequence ATGCCGCAGACCATCACCCGGGGTTTCCGCGAAATGCTCGAGGAGGCCGAGCGCGAGGTCGAGGTGCTGAGTGTCGAGGACGCGCGCAAGCTCCATGGCCGCGACGACGTGACCTTCGTCGATCTGCGCGATCCGCGCGAGCGCGAGCGCGAGGGCAAGATCCCCGGCGCCTTCTCCTGTACGCGCGGCATGCTGGAATTCTGGATCGACCCGGCGAGCCCCTACCACAAGCCTCAATTCGCCGAGGACAAGAAGTTCGTGTTTTTCTGCGCCGGGGGCTGGCGCTCCGCGCTGGCGGCGCAAACGGCGCATCGCATGGGGCTGAAGCCGGTCGCACACATCACGGGCGGGTTCGGCGAGTGGAAGAAGTCCGGCGCGCCGGTCGAAGTGCCGGAGGCGAAGAAGGCGTAA
- a CDS encoding DUF3253 domain-containing protein encodes MIEATLLRLTAERGLGRALDPAEAARALSGPHPDQWGPLMQPIRRVAVALAEQGRLVILRKGKPADPRDFKGVYRLAAPRQD; translated from the coding sequence GTGATCGAGGCGACGCTGCTTCGGCTGACGGCGGAGCGTGGGCTCGGCAGGGCGCTGGACCCGGCCGAGGCCGCGCGTGCGCTCTCCGGCCCGCATCCGGACCAGTGGGGCCCGCTGATGCAGCCGATCCGCAGGGTCGCGGTCGCGCTCGCCGAACAGGGCCGCCTCGTCATTCTGCGCAAGGGCAAGCCCGCCGACCCGCGTGACTTCAAGGGCGTCTACCGCCTCGCCGCGCCACGGCAGGATTGA
- a CDS encoding DUF599 family protein — protein MPFTTLDWIALAWFVAAWAGYAAQVDFIPKKKKSLNETMNQYRLIWMQRMLNREARMVDMQVMATLVSGTAFFASTSLLAIGGSLAILRSPEEMLNVLATVPFGAPTSRLAWEIKAVGLAVIFVYAFFKFAWSYRLFNYVAILLGAMPFEKDKDTPEAEAHVQRTARLFEAAGRHFNHGQRAIFFALGYLGWFVSPYVLMATTAAVVFVMWWRQFGSDARRAMDA, from the coding sequence ATGCCTTTCACCACCCTCGACTGGATCGCGCTCGCCTGGTTCGTCGCAGCCTGGGCCGGCTATGCGGCGCAGGTGGACTTCATTCCGAAAAAGAAGAAAAGCCTGAACGAGACGATGAACCAGTACCGGCTCATCTGGATGCAGCGCATGCTCAATCGCGAGGCGCGCATGGTGGACATGCAGGTGATGGCGACGCTGGTGAGCGGCACGGCCTTCTTCGCCTCGACCTCGCTGCTCGCGATCGGCGGCTCGCTCGCCATCCTCCGATCGCCGGAGGAGATGCTGAATGTGCTGGCGACGGTCCCGTTCGGCGCGCCGACCTCCCGGCTCGCCTGGGAGATCAAGGCGGTCGGGCTCGCGGTTATCTTCGTCTATGCGTTCTTCAAGTTCGCCTGGTCCTACCGGCTGTTCAACTACGTCGCGATCCTGCTCGGCGCGATGCCGTTCGAGAAGGACAAGGACACGCCCGAAGCCGAGGCACACGTGCAGCGCACCGCGCGCTTGTTCGAGGCGGCGGGGCGTCACTTCAACCACGGCCAGCGCGCGATCTTCTTCGCGCTCGGCTATCTCGGCTGGTTCGTCAGCCCCTATGTGCTGATGGCGACAACCGCGGCGGTTGTCTTCGTGATGTGGTGGCGGCAGTTCGGTTCGGACGCGCGGCGCGCGATGGACGCGTGA
- a CDS encoding HdeA/HdeB family chaperone, whose translation MRRGLLAAAILALSACAASAEKIDLSTMTCAKFQASSKDEIGIILTWLDAYYRDDDDPPVIDTDRFIENAKKLGEYCAGNPTIGLITATDKLFSK comes from the coding sequence ATGAGACGAGGACTTCTGGCTGCGGCGATCCTGGCACTGTCGGCCTGCGCCGCATCCGCCGAGAAAATCGATCTATCGACGATGACCTGCGCCAAGTTTCAGGCGAGCTCGAAGGACGAGATCGGCATCATTCTCACCTGGCTCGATGCCTACTACCGCGACGACGACGATCCGCCGGTGATCGACACAGACCGCTTCATCGAGAACGCGAAGAAGCTCGGCGAATACTGCGCCGGAAACCCGACGATCGGATTGATCACCGCGACCGACAAACTGTTTAGCAAGTGA
- a CDS encoding TetR/AcrR family transcriptional regulator, with the protein MVEANDRAISSRMTEAANFERAKGDRTRARILDEAVDLASVQGLGGLTIGPLADRLGLSKSGLFAHFQSKEALQVETLDRAAERFRAEVTEPLRAIEDRSARLDAFFQRWIGWLDDSGLSGGCPILAAAIEFDDVPGPVHDATARHFGELQRLIVKFSRAAGQQADADALAAAVVGLAMSHLVRRRLLGDRKARAVTMRAFDALLGS; encoded by the coding sequence TTGGTCGAAGCGAACGATCGTGCTATTTCCAGCCGCATGACGGAAGCGGCGAATTTCGAACGCGCGAAGGGCGACCGGACCCGCGCGCGGATCCTCGACGAGGCCGTCGATCTCGCGAGTGTGCAGGGGCTTGGCGGTCTCACCATCGGACCGCTCGCGGACCGGCTCGGCCTCTCGAAAAGCGGGCTGTTCGCGCACTTCCAGTCCAAGGAGGCCCTCCAGGTCGAGACGCTCGACCGCGCCGCCGAGCGCTTCCGCGCCGAGGTGACTGAGCCCTTGCGCGCGATCGAGGATCGCAGCGCGAGATTGGACGCGTTCTTCCAACGCTGGATCGGGTGGCTCGATGACTCGGGGCTGTCGGGTGGCTGCCCGATTCTCGCGGCGGCCATCGAGTTCGATGACGTGCCGGGGCCGGTGCATGATGCGACTGCGCGGCATTTCGGCGAGTTGCAGCGCCTGATCGTCAAGTTCAGCCGCGCGGCCGGGCAACAGGCCGATGCCGACGCGCTGGCCGCGGCGGTGGTCGGGCTTGCCATGTCGCACCTGGTGCGGCGGCGCCTTCTCGGCGACCGGAAGGCACGCGCGGTGACGATGCGGGCGTTCGACGCGCTCCTGGGTTCCTGA